The following coding sequences are from one Pigmentibacter sp. JX0631 window:
- a CDS encoding ABC transporter permease produces the protein MEWINLLSSISGATIRMSAPLIFAALGGLFSERSGIINIALEGKMLAGAFTAAAVTALTHSPFLGFLCGGLAGLVMSAIYGLFVINFKSNQIVTGTAITILAAGTVPFASQILFQNTGSTPEISMHNRFIYEPIIAVWVIVALVWLWFKFSPYGLWHKFAGEHPDALQTSGIDVIRTRWSGVLLSGFLAGLGGATLSICLSSSYTRNMTAGRGYMALAALIVGGWRPIAATLACLAFGFFDALGIMLQGVKIPKPDFEIEFLNPIWNFIISPQFVQIVPYLLTVIIVAGFVGKSKPPKSLGQPYLRNR, from the coding sequence ATGGAATGGATTAACCTCTTATCTTCAATTAGTGGCGCGACCATTCGGATGTCAGCTCCTTTAATATTTGCAGCACTTGGTGGATTGTTTAGCGAACGAAGCGGTATTATTAATATTGCTTTAGAAGGAAAAATGTTAGCAGGAGCCTTTACCGCTGCTGCTGTTACGGCATTAACTCACTCCCCTTTTTTAGGATTTTTATGTGGCGGATTAGCCGGACTTGTCATGTCTGCAATTTATGGTCTTTTTGTTATTAATTTTAAATCAAATCAAATTGTTACAGGAACTGCTATAACAATATTAGCTGCCGGAACAGTTCCTTTCGCATCACAAATACTTTTTCAAAATACTGGATCAACACCAGAAATCTCTATGCACAATAGATTTATATACGAACCCATTATTGCCGTTTGGGTAATAGTTGCTTTGGTTTGGCTTTGGTTTAAATTTTCTCCTTATGGTTTGTGGCATAAATTTGCCGGAGAACATCCAGATGCTCTTCAAACATCAGGAATTGATGTTATTCGCACCAGATGGAGCGGAGTTTTGTTATCTGGATTTTTAGCAGGTCTTGGAGGCGCTACTTTATCTATCTGTCTTTCTAGCAGTTATACAAGAAATATGACCGCTGGTAGAGGTTATATGGCATTAGCTGCCTTAATTGTAGGCGGATGGAGACCTATAGCTGCTACATTAGCTTGTTTAGCTTTTGGTTTTTTTGATGCTTTAGGTATTATGCTCCAAGGAGTAAAAATACCAAAACCAGACTTTGAAATTGAATTTTTAAATCCAATTTGGAATTTTATTATCTCACCTCAATTTGTTCAAATAGTTCCTTATTTATTAACTGTAATAATTGTTGCTGGTTTTGTAGGAAAAAGTAAACCACCAAAATCTTTAGGACAACCGTATTTAAGAAATCGTTAA
- a CDS encoding cob(I)yrinic acid a,c-diamide adenosyltransferase, translating to MRIVKVYTKTGDKGTTGLADGNRVPKDDLRIECYGTIDELNSILGICRQNLEEMPKKEKTILDSWIYSIQNDLFNLGADLATPLSSRWKNMIVLNETDTIQLEKMIDFCQNILEPLQEFVLPGGTKLNSYFHLARTVCRRAERLTVALSMEKEINPNILPYINRLSDLFFVLSRWVQKLAKSNEVTWNKNSGVRTIEF from the coding sequence ATGCGGATAGTTAAAGTTTACACAAAAACTGGTGATAAAGGCACAACAGGATTAGCTGACGGGAACCGAGTTCCAAAAGATGATCTCAGAATTGAATGTTATGGAACTATTGATGAATTAAATAGCATACTTGGAATTTGCCGACAAAATTTAGAAGAAATGCCTAAAAAAGAAAAAACTATTTTGGATTCTTGGATCTACTCTATTCAAAATGATTTATTTAATTTAGGAGCTGATTTAGCAACGCCTTTGTCTTCTCGATGGAAAAATATGATTGTACTAAATGAAACTGATACAATTCAATTAGAAAAAATGATTGATTTTTGTCAAAATATATTGGAACCGCTGCAGGAATTTGTTTTACCCGGTGGGACTAAATTAAATTCTTATTTCCATCTAGCAAGAACAGTTTGTAGAAGAGCAGAACGTCTTACAGTTGCCTTATCTATGGAAAAAGAAATTAATCCAAATATTCTTCCTTATATTAACAGGCTTTCAGATTTATTTTTTGTTTTATCACGGTGGGTTCAAAAATTGGCGAAAAGTAATGAAGTCACTTGGAATAAAAATTCAGGAGTTAGAACTATTGAATTTTAA
- a CDS encoding fumarylacetoacetate hydrolase family protein: protein MDKIVCVGKNYLEHAKELGDAVPDKPVIFIKPKSILRAAIDHEELSLIIPQSSSSLHFEAELVLRLDKGGYQLDLKEAEKAIGAVSIGLDMTLRDLQAKQKKDGHPWTTSKVFPDSAIVGPWLRISEFPNYLEEKFTFSLEDKVKQEGYGKNMLLSPIECVSYISKFFPLVAGDLIFTGTPAGVGPVVSGQRGVLSFGAIRYSVLWT from the coding sequence ATGGATAAAATTGTTTGTGTTGGCAAGAATTACTTGGAACATGCGAAAGAATTGGGTGATGCTGTCCCTGATAAACCCGTCATTTTTATAAAACCAAAAAGTATCTTAAGAGCTGCAATTGATCATGAAGAATTGTCTTTGATAATTCCACAATCTTCTAGCTCTCTTCATTTTGAGGCGGAGCTTGTTTTGCGTCTTGATAAAGGCGGTTATCAGTTAGATCTCAAAGAAGCTGAAAAAGCTATAGGAGCTGTTTCTATTGGTTTGGATATGACTCTTCGAGATTTGCAAGCAAAACAAAAAAAAGATGGACATCCTTGGACAACAAGTAAAGTTTTTCCTGATAGCGCTATCGTAGGGCCTTGGTTAAGAATATCAGAGTTTCCAAATTATTTAGAAGAAAAGTTTACCTTTTCATTAGAAGATAAAGTTAAACAAGAAGGATATGGTAAGAACATGCTTCTTTCACCTATTGAGTGTGTTTCTTATATCAGCAAATTTTTTCCTCTTGTTGCTGGTGATTTAATTTTTACTGGAACTCCTGCTGGTGTTGGCCCTGTTGTCTCTGGCCAAAGAGGCGTTTTAAGTTTTGGAGCCATAAGATATTCAGTTCTTTGGACCTAA